A stretch of DNA from Aspergillus flavus chromosome 3, complete sequence:
TTCCAGGAAAAAAGAGCCTTGCAAATCAATGTTTAGCTCAAGAGCAAACTTCTCCACAAGCACCagcgaaagaagagaatCAACCCCAACTGCAGAAAATTCAGTTTCATCTGTCAGAGCGTCCGGCTCTACCCCGGTCTCGGATGCGATTAGAGCTATAGCGTCGCGGACAAGCTGGCTGTTGGCGTTGGGCCAGGATCCCGAGATTGGGGCTTTGTTCTCGTTCTCAGGGGTAGCTAGCGACGTGTTGTCTGACTCATCTTGCTGTGACGGAGTGGACTCTGTAGTTTTGGCTGAACTTGTGTGCTGTGGTGTTGAAGGAAGTGCAGTTGAAGGTTCTTGTTGAGCCATTTGCCCATACTGGCTGTCCGGGGGGTCAAAGAACCGACTCATGAGAATGCGAGGTAATGGGCGAAGCGTCATCTCGCGGACCCTTCCGATCACACGGTTTCCATGCAATATGTATACGTCGCCGGAAAAGAACCCCGAATTGTCGTTGGCGGGATTCATCTTGACGTATGATCGATACAGTTCTCCGGCCATCAGTGAGTCAGAGAACCGCATGGATTCCCAGCCCTCCATGATATAAATCGTGTTGGTGTGGTCCATGGCTGGTCCAGCGTTCAAAATAAGTCCCCCGACATGGGTAATGGGGTCAATGTGATGAGGAGGTGCCGTCCACCGGCTATCTTGACTAGGTGACAGGATGACATCTGCAACTGCTTCCAGGCCGTACATGACAGCCGATTGGATACCACGGTAATGCTCGGCGTAATCGACAACGTTTTTGAAGAGGGTGTACACCAAGTCCTTTGACACGCGGCTTGCTAGCCCTTGGTCTGCTAACTGATGCAGCGCTTCAATACGGCTTGTCAGTAGGTAGGAATACGCAGCCCATTCGTCTCGCCATGAGTGGGAATCTCCACATGTTACGACGCCAATGGCTAGTTCCTCCTCATTCATCTCATCGTCGAGCACTCGATGCAGTGAGAGCGGCATCGAAGAGCACATAGGGTCTGCTTGCATGCGCATTCGCACGTACTGGGGCTTAGACCTATCCTTCCGGGGGATTAGGCCTTGGAAGACCCGTACTTTACCAAAATCCATCGCCGAGAGCTCTGTTCCTGATTTTAGCCTGGAGTACATATACCTCGCCATGATAAGAGCGATGTCGGTGTAAGCGAACTGGGAATAAGTGTCAGTGAAAGGAACGTTTGTCGACTAGCCGGCATCAAGTATGCCACTTACCACCGAGACGAGTGGTCGACCACTCATTTGGTGTCCAGAAGCGACAGCATGAAATTCATCGTCAGTCACATTTGACTGGATGACGACGGTCCCACCATCTTTCCCGAATGATTCTTCCAGAATGTGATGCACGAGGGCGGTACGCAAAGGCGgcggagcaggagcaggagacCTCTCATATCCAGTCCTAGACCGTTTATCTTTCAGCAATAGCCAATCTCCATTATGCTGAATCCAATGGTTCTTCAGGTTCCATTGGTACGGAGGCAGATTTAGCAGGCGCAGCTGTGATTCAAATGGCTTATACCAAGTGTTCCAGTCAAGGTGAACGCCCGCGCTGTGCAAGGCTGACATACTGGCAGCTAACGTATGCCAATTGCTTTCATCAGATCTTAAGCTGGGTGCCACAACCTCAAGATTCGGGATGTTTGCGCGCATGGCACCGGTGTAAGTCTGATGCACTCCGATCTCAACCCAGACAGTCTTGGAATCCACTAGCCCTATCTCTTGAGCTTTTGTCATTGCATCGGAAAATTGTACAGTACCCCTCGTGCTATCACGTAGATATGAAGGTGGGAATGATTTGTTGTCGAATACAACGTCACTCAAAAGAGGAGATATGAGTGCTGTTTTGAGATTCCGGAAGATGACCGAATGGGCAATCTTATTATACGGTTCCAAGATGGGCTCAATTTGAGAAGAATGGAATGCGAAGGGCACATTCAACTTCGCAACTCGGTATCCCTGCGATACCAGAGTCTGTTGGATGTCATTGATGTCTTCAACGGATGCGGCGAGGGTCACATCGCGAGGCCCATTGATACATGCGAATTCATACGCATTGTTCCGCACTGTGTGACGAATTTCACCGATGGTCGCCTTGACAGCTAGCATCGAGTGACTGTTGATAGTACACAACTCCTGCATCAACCGGGCTCGTTGCCCAACGAGATAGATAACATCACTGGCTGATAAGGTCCCAGCAGCGTAGAGTGCAGCGTATTCGCCAAGGCTCGCTCCTACTACAACATTCGGTATCACTCCGAGGCTTCTCCATAAGCGGCACAGGGCGATCTGCACACATACTGTCACTAGCTGTGCCATGAACGGACTGATCTCTAGTATATCTGAGCTTCTACTTGTGATTGCTGGGAGGATGGAGTCAAAACCGTGGGACGTGCATATCTCGTCTAAACGCTGGATTTCGTTCCTGTAGGGCGGGTATTCTTGGAACAGTTGGCGCCCAACACCTTGGGAAAAGCTACCTTGGCCCGAGAAGACAAAGCCGATAGTTGGAGCTTTCTGGATTGCACATTGAGTCTCGGCGATAGATATATGTTGTTCAAGTGATTTAACTATCTCCTGGATCGAGGCCCCATGCACCACTATGCGATACTTGTGATGCATACGACGCGCAGTGGTGGTGTACGCAAGGCTTGCAAGATCTACAAATGGATCCATTTTAAGAAAGCCCAGCAGCCCTTCCAGGTTTCGTATTAGAGACACTGTGCTCTTTGCTGACACAGTAACGACGAATCTCGTTTGAGGACATCCTTTAGGGTCTGGCCTAGCCGGGGGctcttccaggagaagacTGGTATTTCCCCCAGCTGCGCTGAAATTGTTGACCATAATATACCTTTTGCGACCGGGTAAACGCGGCCAAGGAATGATCTTTTTGGGGATATGTACATTGAGTTGTCGAAGATCTGGAAACTTAGAATTCAAGGTGGTTCTGAGGCATACTTGGGGTGGAATCTCGTTGTGCTTGAAAATCAAGAGCGCCTTGATCAGCGCTGTAATGCCGGCAGCCGCCTCTCCATGGCCTACATTGGCTTTGACTGATGAAATGCGCAATGGCTGTGACCGGCGAGGCACAGCTGGACTGAACACCTTTGTAACTGACTCGATCTCGGCGGCGTCGCCCGCCTGCGTGCCTGTGCCGTGCATCTCGACTAGGTCTACGTCTTGTGGACGAACCCCAGCCTGCATCAAAGTCGAGCGGTAAAGGTTAGCCTGGGTAGGAGCATGTGGATGGGTTATCGAAATCGCGTTGGAGGAATGGTT
This window harbors:
- the afvB gene encoding afvB, producing the protein MRIFHFSNKFPPDDLADLFRRLRLHSKCPNHVILARVLEEVTDVVREEIAELPAELRSLLPPFQSILDLAESFNWHQGPLSGTFECVFLVLMPVCLFVGHYESRPDEFVFRRDTSLFTGLGLGFLAATAIVASPSLCSVPVTVAEVVRMAMRTGLLIYQRSQDLEPQSLDGALESWTSIVKGMGEVAVREGIDEYNSSTDTPQPSSIYISVVEPDGSVFINGPPSRLRKFFSTSGKVQSAAHAPLPVYGGPCHAPHLYDHSHSSWAVKKCRAKVLSRDLSHAAYLLSMADGNPLKADTVLELFESATYILLTSIIRWGDVVNAITASSPLLEKDMKLQVEILRPSPVVDGLVSAIQKSHPGCSAYVVDLGEWIFDDTHISPHGAHEKIAVIGMSCRLPGGADDLELLWELLREGRDVHRKVPADRYDVDSHTDITGKQRNTSHTPFGCFVDQPGLFDAGFFDMSPREAGQTDPTHRLALLTAYEALEQSGYVPDRTRSTRRERVGTIYGQCSDDYRECNAGQDIDMYFIPGNYRAFAPGRISYFFKFSGPSFNIDTACSASLAAVQIACSVLSRGEADMVVAGGLNILTGSDSFAGLSKGFFLSKTGNCQVFDDAADGYCRGDGIGSIILKRLSDAQQDNDNILGLILGSATNHSSNAISITHPHAPTQANLYRSTLMQAGVRPQDVDLVEMHGTGTQAGDAAEIESVTKVFSPAVPRRSQPLRISSVKANVGHGEAAAGITALIKALLIFKHNEIPPQVCLRTTLNSKFPDLRQLNVHIPKKIIPWPRLPGRKRYIMVNNFSAAGGNTSLLLEEPPARPDPKGCPQTRFVVTVSAKSTVSLIRNLEGLLGFLKMDPFVDLASLAYTTTARRMHHKYRIVVHGASIQEIVKSLEQHISIAETQCAIQKAPTIGFVFSGQGSFSQGVGRQLFQEYPPYRNEIQRLDEICTSHGFDSILPAITSRSSDILEISPFMAQLVTVCVQIALCRLWRSLGVIPNVVVGASLGEYAALYAAGTLSASDVIYLVGQRARLMQELCTINSHSMLAVKATIGEIRHTVRNNAYEFACINGPRDVTLAASVEDINDIQQTLVSQGYRVAKLNVPFAFHSSQIEPILEPYNKIAHSVIFRNLKTALISPLLSDVVFDNKSFPPSYLRDSTRGTVQFSDAMTKAQEIGLVDSKTVWVEIGVHQTYTGAMRANIPNLEVVAPSLRSDESNWHTLAASMSALHSAGVHLDWNTWYKPFESQLRLLNLPPYQWNLKNHWIQHNGDWLLLKDKRSRTGYERSPAPAPPPLRTALVHHILEESFGKDGGTVVIQSNVTDDEFHAVASGHQMSGRPLVSVFAYTDIALIMARYMYSRLKSGTELSAMDFGKVRVFQGLIPRKDRSKPQYVRMRMQADPMCSSMPLSLHRVLDDEMNEEELAIGVVTCGDSHSWRDEWAAYSYLLTSRIEALHQLADQGLASRVSKDLVYTLFKNVVDYAEHYRGIQSAVMYGLEAVADVILSPSQDSRWTAPPHHIDPITHVGGLILNAGPAMDHTNTIYIMEGWESMRFSDSLMAGELYRSYVKMNPANDNSGFFSGDVYILHGNRVIGRVREMTLRPLPRILMSRFFDPPDSQYGQMAQQEPSTALPSTPQHTSSAKTTESTPSQQDESDNTSLATPENENKAPISGSWPNANSQLVRDAIALIASETGVEPDALTDETEFSAVGVDSLLSLVLVEKFALELNIDLQGSFFLETPNVCDLKAYLEGNQMTLR